The following are encoded together in the Malaya genurostris strain Urasoe2022 chromosome 3, Malgen_1.1, whole genome shotgun sequence genome:
- the LOC131433887 gene encoding uncharacterized protein LOC131433887 translates to MTGRGKGGKGLGKGGAKRHRKVLRDNIQGITKPAIRRLARRGGVKRISGLIYEETRGVLKVFLENVIRDAVTYTEHAKRKTVTAMDVVYALKRQGRTLYGFGELQQQDIPSQLPDRQGLLLRRVPRSFPFSTDDGFGLLGTEDRGKAAKKSGKAQKNIAKGDKKKRKQRRKESYAIYIYKVLKQVHPDTGVSSKAMSIMNSFVNDIFERIAAEASRLAQYNKRSTITSREIQTAVRLLLPGELAKHAVSEGTKAVTKYTSSKMTGRGKGGKGLGKGGAKRHRKVLRDNIQGITKPAIRRLARRGGVKRISGLIYEETRGVLKVFLENVIRDAVTYTEHAKRKTVTAMDVVYALKRQGRTLYGFGG, encoded by the exons ATGACTGGTCGTGGTAAAGGAGGTAAAGGACTCGGAAAAGGAGGCGCCAAGCGTCATCGTAAGGTTCTTCGTGATAACATCCAGGGTATCACCAAACCAGCAATCCGTCGTCTGGCTCGTCGTGGAGGAGTGAAGCGTATTTCCGGTCTGATCTACGAAGAAACCCGAGGTGTTTTGAAAGTGTTTCTGGAAAATGTAATCCGGGATGCTGTTACTTACACTGAACACGCCAAGCGAAAGACCGTTACTGCTATGGATGTCGTCTATGCGTTGAAACGTCAAGGACGCACTCTGTACGGTTTCGGAG AACTTCAGCAGCAAGATATTCCATCACAGCTGCCAGATAGACAGGGGCTCCTGCTCCGACGCGTTCCGCGTAGTTTCCCTTTCTCAACAGACGATGGATTCGGCCTACTGGGAACTGAAGACCG TGGAAAAGCTGCCAAAAAATCTGGCAAAGCGCAGAAGAATATTGCGAAGGGGGACAAGAAGAAGCGCAAGCAACGCCGTAAGGAAAGCTACGCTATCTACATCTACAAGGTGTTGAAGCAAGTTCACCCGGACACCGGAGTTTCGTCGAAGGCTATGAGCATCATGAACAGTTTTGTCAACGACATATTCGAACGCATTGCCGCCGAAGCTTCTCGTCTGGCTCAGTACAACAAGCGTTCTACGATCACTTCTCGTGAAATTCAAACAGCCGTTCGTCTGCTGCTGCCAGGAGAGTTGGCAAAACATGCCGTATCGGAAGGTACCAAGGCTGTCACCAAGTATACAAGCTCCAA AATGACTGGTCGTGGTAAAGGAGGTAAAGGACTCGGAAAAGGAGGTGCCAAGCGTCATCGTAAGGTTCTTCGTGATAACATCCAGGGAATCACCAAACCAGCAATCCGTCGTCTGGCTCGTCGTGGAGGAGTGAAGCGTATTTCCGGTTTGATCTACGAAGAAACCCGAGGTGTACTGAAAGTGTTCTTGGAAAATGTTATCCGGGATGCTGTTACTTACACTGAACACGCCAAGCGGAAGACTGTTACCGCTATGGATGTCGTCTATGCGTTGAAACGTCAAGGACGCACTCTGTACGGTTTCGGAGGTTAA
- the LOC131438402 gene encoding histone H2B-like, whose product MAPKTSGKAAKKSGKAQKNIAKGDKKKRKQRRKESYAIYIYKVLKQVHPDTGVSSKAMSIMNSFVNDIFERIAAEASRLAQYNKRSTITSREIQTAVRLLLPGELAKHAVSEGTKAVTKYTSSK is encoded by the coding sequence ATGGCACCGAAAACTAGTGGAAAAGCTGCCAAAAAATCTGGCAAAGCGCAGAAGAATATTGCGAAGGGGGACAAGAAGAAGCGCAAGCAACGCCGTAAGGAAAGCTACGCTATCTACATCTACAAGGTGTTGAAGCAAGTTCACCCGGACACCGGAGTTTCGTCGAAGGCTATGAGCATCATGAACAGTTTTGTCAACGACATATTCGAACGCATTGCCGCCGAAGCTTCTCGTCTGGCTCAGTACAACAAGCGTTCTACGATCACTTCTCGTGAAATTCAAACAGCCGTTCGTCTGCTGCTGCCAGGAGAGTTGGCCAAACATGCCGTATCGGAAGGTACCAAGGCTGTCACCAAGTATACAAGCTCCAAGTAA
- the LOC131438406 gene encoding histone H3, with product MARTKQTARKSTGGKAPRKQLATKAARKSAPATGGVKKPHRYRPGTVALREIRRYQKSTELLIRKLPFQRLVREIAQDFKTDLRFQSSAVMALQEASEAYLVGLFEDTNLCAIHAKRVTIMPKDIQLARRIRGERA from the coding sequence ATGGCTCGTACAAAGCAAACCGCTCGTAAGTCCACCGGAGGAAAGGCTCCTCGTAAGCAGCTGGCTACCAAAGCTGCTCGCAAGAGTGCCCCAGCCACCGGAGGAGTAAAGAAACCTCATCGCTATCGACCAGGAACAGTCGCCCTGCGTGAAATTCGTCGTTACCAGAAATCCACCGAATTGCTGATCCGCAAGCTGCCATTCCAGCGTCTGGTTCGTGAAATCGCTCAGGATTTCAAAACCGATCTGCGTTTCCAGAGTTCGGCCGTCATGGCTCTGCAGGAAGCTAGTGAGGCTTATTTGGTCGGTCTGTTCGAAGACACCAATCTGTGCGCCATCCACGCCAAGCGTGTGACAATTATGCCAAAGGACATCCAGTTGGCCCGTCGCATCCGTGGAGAACGTGCTTAA
- the LOC131438399 gene encoding histone H2A codes for MSGRGKGGKVKGKAKSRSNRAGLQFPVGRIHRLLRKGNYAERVGAGAPVYLAAVMEYLAAEVLELAGNAARDNKKTRIIPRHLQLAIRNDEELNKLLSGVTIAQGGVLPNIQAVLLPKKTEKKA; via the coding sequence ATGTCTGGACGCGGAAAAGGAGGCAAAGTTAAgggaaaggcaaagtcccgtTCGAATCGTGCCGGTCTTCAGTTCCCAGTAGGCCGAATCCATCGTCTGTTGAGAAAGGGAAACTACGCGGAACGCGTCGGAGCAGGAGCCCCTGTCTATCTGGCAGCTGTGATGGAATATCTTGCTGCTGAAGTTCTGGAATTGGCAGGAAATGCTGCTCGTGATAACAAGAAAACCAGAATCATCCCACGTCATTTGCAACTGGCCATCCGCAACGACGAGGAACTGAACAAACTACTGTCGGGAGTAACCATCGCCCAGGGTGGTGTGCTACCAAACATTCAAGCTGTTCTACTCCCCAAGAAAACCGAAAAGAAAGCCTAA
- the LOC131438396 gene encoding histone H3 has translation MARTKQTARKSTGGKAPRKQLATKAARKSAPATGGVKKPHRYRPGTVALREIRRYQKSTELLIRKLPFQRLVREIAQDFKTDLRFQSSAVMALQEASEAYLVGLFEDTNLCAIHAKRVTIMPKDIQLARRIRGERA, from the coding sequence ATGGCTCGTACAAAGCAAACCGCTCGTAAGTCTACCGGAGGAAAGGCTCCTCGTAAGCAGCTGGCTACCAAAGCTGCTCGCAAGAGTGCCCCAGCCACTGGAGGAGTGAAGAAACCTCATCGTTATCGTCCAGGAACAGTCGCCCTGCGTGAAATTCGTCGTTACCAGAAATCCACCGAATTGCTGATCCGCAAGCTGCCATTCCAGCGTCTGGTTCGTGAAATCGCTCAGGATTTCAAAACCGATCTGCGTTTCCAGAGTTCGGCCGTCATGGCTCTGCAGGAAGCTAGTGAGGCTTATTTGGTCGGTCTGTTCGAAGACACCAATCTGTGCGCCATCCACGCCAAGCGTGTGACAATTATGCCAAAGGACATCCAGTTGGCCCGTCGCATCCGTGGAGAACGTGcttaa
- the LOC131438400 gene encoding histone H2A, giving the protein MSGRGKGGKVKGKAKSRSNRAGLQFPVGRIHRLLRKGNYAERVGAGAPVYLAAVMEYLAAEVLELAGNAARDNKKTRIIPRHLQLAIRNDEELNKLLSGVTIAQGGVLPNIQAVLLPKKTEKKA; this is encoded by the coding sequence ATGTCTGGACGCGGAAAAGGAGGCAAAGTTAAgggaaaggcaaagtcccgtTCGAATCGTGCCGGTCTTCAGTTCCCAGTAGGCCGAATCCATCGTCTGTTGAGAAAGGGAAACTACGCGGAACGCGTCGGAGCAGGAGCCCCTGTCTATCTGGCAGCTGTGATGGAATATCTTGCTGCTGAAGTTCTGGAATTGGCAGGAAATGCTGCCCGTGATAACAAGAAAACCAGAATCATCCCACGTCATTTGCAACTGGCCATCCGCAACGACGAGGAACTGAACAAACTACTGTCGGGAGTAACCATCGCCCAGGGTGGTGTGCTACCAAACATTCAAGCTGTTCTACTCCCCAAGAAAACCGAAAAGAAAGCCTAA
- the LOC131438405 gene encoding histone H2B-like, translating into MAPKTSGKAAKKSGKAQKNIAKGDKKKRKQRRKESYAIYIYKVLKQVHPDTGVSSKAMSIMNSFVNDIFERIAAEASRLAQYNKRSTITSREIQTAVRLLLPGELAKHAVSEGTKAVTKYTSSK; encoded by the coding sequence ATGGCACCGAAAACTAGTGGAAAAGCTGCCAAAAAATCTGGCAAAGCGCAGAAGAATATTGCGAAGGGGGACAAGAAGAAGCGCAAGCAACGCCGTAAGGAAAGCTACGCTATCTACATCTACAAGGTGTTGAAGCAAGTTCACCCGGACACCGGAGTTTCGTCGAAGGCTATGAGCATCATGAACAGTTTTGTCAACGACATATTCGAACGCATTGCCGCCGAAGCTTCTCGTCTGGCTCAGTACAACAAGCGTTCTACGATCACTTCTCGTGAAATTCAAACAGCCGTTCGTCTGCTGCTGCCAGGAGAGTTGGCAAAACATGCCGTATCGGAAGGTACCAAGGCTGTCACCAAGTATACAAGCTCCAAGTAA
- the LOC131438398 gene encoding histone H3, protein MARTKQTARKSTGGKAPRKQLATKAARKSAPATGGVKKPHRYRPGTVALREIRRYQKSTELLIRKLPFQRLVREIAQDFKTDLRFQSSAVMALQEASEAYLVGLFEDTNLCAIHAKRVTIMPKDIQLARRIRGERA, encoded by the coding sequence ATGGCTCGTACAAAGCAAACCGCTCGTAAGTCTACCGGAGGAAAGGCTCCTCGTAAGCAGCTGGCTACCAAAGCTGCTCGCAAGAGTGCCCCAGCCACCGGAGGAGTAAAGAAACCTCATCGCTATCGACCAGGAACAGTCGCCCTGCGTGAAATTCGTCGTTACCAGAAATCCACCGAATTGCTGATCCGCAAGCTGCCATTCCAGCGTCTGGTTCGTGAAATCGCTCAGGATTTCAAAACCGATCTGCGTTTCCAGAGCTCAGCCGTCATGGCTCTGCAGGAAGCTAGTGAGGCTTATTTGGTCGGTCTGTTCGAAGACACCAATCTGTGCGCCATCCACGCCAAGCGTGTGACAATTATGCCAAAGGACATTCAGTTGGCCCGTCGCATCCGTGGAGAACGTGCTTAA
- the LOC131438386 gene encoding U4/U6 small nuclear ribonucleoprotein Prp3 produces the protein MSYLSRRDLEGLRPNLNKIVYKVLGDSDSSVLSTIESNLHSGFDRRKLIDKLSPFLDNKKASRLSDKVEDFLDQLKSSSYRSKKRSHEEDSRERDVKKAKTKLDDSIKKQHEDKSRREGNGNIVYKESKGSREDNSSTNFSSNQIKEMMESAQREIEERKKKLESIKAAKVPPASAVAAAAAVSAKISAAAAANIVPPIIDVDRSRKIAQLQEQIRAKLSGTLATVLPVVIQDKPKPLILDAEGRTVDGSGQAVEVPKLTPTLKANIRAKKRETTKILQAEKQQQEESAEAHFFDDRITIKPAVRNKRALRFHEPGKFQQLAERLRMKSQLEKLQNEISQIARKTGISSATKLALIAPKADTHSNEVPQMEWWDSVILTDDLNTLDRTGRISIRESAITNLIEHPTQMRAPNESSRPVYLPVFLTKKERKKLRRQNRREAWKEEQEKIRLGLEPPPEPKLRISNLMRVLGTEAVQDPTKIEAHVREQMAKRQKAHEEANAARKLTDDQRRDKKVRKMKEDTSLGVHVAVYRIRDLHDQQSKKYKVETNAKQLFMTGVCILFRDCCVVVVEGGPKQQKKYKRLMLTRIKWEEDSVKNADGNEVPNSCVLVWEGTAQRRHFGEFKYKSFPMEKSAREFFQKHHVEHYWDLAYSGAVLEASEDT, from the exons ATGTCTTATTTGTCGCGTCGAGATTTAGAGGGCTTGCGCCCCAATCTGAATAAGATTGTGTACAAAGTACTAGGGGATTCGGATTCATCAGTCTTATCAACAATCGAAAGTAATCTTCACAGTGGTTTCGACCGAAGAAAGCTCATTGATAAACTTTCCCCGTTCCTTGACAATAAAAAGGCGTCCCGACTTTCGGATAAAGTAGAAGATTTTCTGGATCAGCTCAAATCCTCTTCATATCGTTCTAAGAAACGAAGTCACGAGGAAGACTCCCGAGAAAGGGACGTAAAAAAAGCTAAAACGAAACTCGACGATAGCATCAAAAAACAGCATGAGGATAAATCTCGCCGCGAAGGGAATGGAAATATCGTGTATAAGGAAAGTAAAGGATCTAGGGAAGATAATAGTTCAACGAATTTTTCCTCGAACCAGATCAAGGAAATGATGGAAAGTGCCCAAAGAGAAATTGAAGAACGGAAGAAAAAACTAGAATCAATAAAGGCCGCTAAAGTTCCCCCAGCTTCGGCGGTAGCTGCCGCAGCAGCCGTTTCCGCTAAGATAAGTGCAGCTGCTGCAGCAAATATAGTACCCCCGATAATAGATGTGGATCGTTCTCGTAAAATAGCTCAGCTTCAGGAGCAGATTCGGGCGAAACTTTCCGGAACATTAGCGACTGTCCTACCCGTGGTTATTCAAGACAAACCCAAACCTCTTATTCTGGATGCAGAAGGACGAACGGTCGATGGTAGTGGCCAAGCTGTAGAGGTTCCCAAATTAACACCTACTCTAAAAGCTAACATACGTGCTAAGAAACGTGAAACTACGAAAATACTTCAAGCCGAAAAGCAGCAGCAAGAGGAATCGGCTGAAGCACATTTCTTTGACGATCGAATAACGATAAAACCTGCCGTTCGAAACAAAAGGGCCCTTCGCTTCCACGAACCGGGCAAGTTTCAACAGTTAGCCGAACGATTGCGTATGAAATCACAACTCGAAAAGTTACagaatgaaatttcacaaattgcaagaaaaaccgGCATTAGTTCGGCTACTAAGTTGGCACTTATTGCTCCCAAAGCGGACACTCACTCCAATGAAGTACCGCAAATGGAATGGTGGGATTCCGTTATCTTGACGGATGATTTGAACACGCTTGACAGAACCGGACGAATCTCAATCCGAGAATCTGCTATTACCAATTTGATAGAGCATCCGACACAGATGCGTGCGCCAA ACGAATCATCCCGCCCTGTTTACTTGCCGGTGTTCCTCACCAAAAAAGAACGTAAGAAACTCCGTCGCCAGAACCGACGCGAAGCTTGGAAGGAGGAACAGGAAAAGATTCGATTAGGGTTAGAACCGCCTCCAGAACCAAAACTACGCATCTCCAATCTAATGCGAGTTCTAGGTACGGAAGCAGTTCAGGATCCTACGAAAATAGAAGCCCACGTACGAGAGCAAATGGCAAAACGACAGAAAGCTCACGAAGAGGCCAACGCGGCTCGCAAACTAACGGACGATCAACGAAGGGATAAGAAAGTTCGAAAAATGAAAGAGGATACGTCTCTTGGGGTGCACGTAGCTGTCTATCGAATTCGGGATTTGCATGATCAGCAAAGTAAAAAGTACAAGGTGGAAACCAATGCCAAGCAGCTGTTCATGACCGGGGTGTGTATTTTGTTTCGAGATTGTTGTGTTGTTGTAGTAGAAGGTGGTCCTAAGCAACAAAAGAAATACAAACGTCTGATGTTGACCAGAATCAAGTGGGAGGAAGATTCGGTGAAAAACGCCGATGGTAACGAAGTTCCCAACTCTTGTGTTCTTGTTTGGGAAGGCACTGCTCAAAGGCGTCACTTTGGTGAATTCAAATACAAGTCCTTCCCGATGGAAAAGAGTGCTCGTGAGTTCTTCCAGAAGCATCACGTCGAACACTATTGGGATTTGGCATATTCGGGAGCTGTATTGGAAGCTTCGGAGGACACCTaa
- the LOC131433885 gene encoding histone H1A-like: MVESTTQVAAAVPVAASPAKAPKKAKAAKGDAKKPKKPSTHPPVNDMIVAAIKALKERNGSSVQAIKKYIAANYKCDVAKLAPFIKKALKSGVEKGRLAQTKGSGASGSFKIKAEVKKPAGEKKPKKVAAKKPKKVAGEKKKVIKKVAGEKKPKAKKPAGEKKPKAAAKKAKVAPAKAAKKAAVPKQKATKPSKAAANKPKTPKPKKAAPAKKAAPKKVAAKK, encoded by the coding sequence ATGGTTGAGTCCACTACTCAAGTTGCTGCTGCAGTTCCCGTTGCTGCATCTCCAGCAAAGGCTCCGAAAAAAGCCAAGGCTGCCAAAGGAGATGCCAAGAAACCGAAGAAACCGTCGACACATCCACCAGTGAATGACATGATTGTGGCTGCCATCAAGGCTCTGAAGGAACGCAATGGATCTTCGGTGCAGGCCATCAAGAAGTACATCGCTGCTAACTACAAGTGTGACGTTGCCAAATTGGCTCCATTCATCAAGAAGGCTTTGAAATCGGGTGTTGAGAAGGGTAGGTTGGCCCAGACTAAGGGTTCCGGTGCTTCTGGATCGTTCAAAATTAAAGCCGAAGTAAAGAAACCAGCTGGCGAGAAGAAACCGAAGAAGGTGGCTGCCAAAAAACCAAAGAAGGTTGCCGGAGAAAAGAAAAAAGTTATCAAGAAAGTAGCTGGCGAAAAGAAGCCGAAAGCCAAGAAACCGGCTGGTGAGAAAAAGCCAAAGGCTGCTGCGAAGAAAGCTAAGGTAGCCCCTGCTAAGGCCGCGAAGAAGGCAGCTGTTCCCAAACAGAAAGCCACAAAACCATCGAAGGCCGCAGCAAACAAACCCAAGACTCCGAAACCAAAGAAGGCCGCTCCAGCAAAGAAAGCTGCCCCGAAGAAGGTTGCcgctaaaaaataa
- the LOC131438395 gene encoding histone H3, giving the protein MARTKQTARKSTGGKAPRKQLATKAARKSAPATGGVKKPHRYRPGTVALREIRRYQKSTELLIRKLPFQRLVREIAQDFKTDLRFQSSAVMALQEASEAYLVGLFEDTNLCAIHAKRVTIMPKDIQLARRIRGERA; this is encoded by the coding sequence ATGGCTCGTACAAAGCAAACCGCTCGTAAGTCTACCGGAGGAAAGGCTCCTCGTAAGCAGCTGGCTACCAAAGCTGCTCGCAAGAGTGCCCCAGCCACCGGAGGAGTAAAGAAACCTCATCGCTATCGACCAGGAACAGTCGCCCTGCGTGAAATTCGTCGTTACCAGAAATCCACCGAATTGCTGATCCGCAAGCTGCCATTCCAGCGTCTGGTTCGTGAAATCGCTCAGGATTTCAAAACCGATCTGCGTTTCCAGAGTTCGGCCGTCATGGCTCTGCAGGAAGCTAGTGAGGCTTATTTGGTCGGTCTGTTCGAAGACACTAATCTGTGCGCCATCCACGCCAAGCGTGTGACAATTATGCCAAAGGACATCCAGTTGGCCCGTCGCATCCGTGGAGAACGTGCTTAA